In a single window of the Raphanus sativus cultivar WK10039 chromosome 9, ASM80110v3, whole genome shotgun sequence genome:
- the LOC108826145 gene encoding uncharacterized protein LOC108826145, which yields MGEGTRKRLKITVAHFDNSDLIKSCSKILMGRCMNPPAQEMKALLSNLPKIWKLEDRVVGKDLGLGKFQFEFENEEDIEGVLKFQPYHFDFWMIALAKWQPKRSLNYPSEIPFWVRVLGVSKEFRTAPNFESIGDAIGRVIEVDLDLMRVLVVVDAFKELCFETSVDFKGGEFYDGEEVPILLRYEKLFGYCEFCGSLCHHKGICPTTKGFKQVPERKMEAIEGNGGWHEGHKYDDRARSYKGVVLHGNGTQQNRERDSREYTGKGKGKMIDDTKSKWVRMADKSNRKPSGTKVNNRGEGEVSNHKSPRREDTRSHDQEGKKDGSLGRIIANQTQLGAQEDEKEEGEIRIEDNGNMSLPSKEFQEQLAKTQAVGTEVVSDPTDAVQGLKQLQGLVEGNLKIGEEEMMEWDDLDAEDDLPEPTEEELAAMSLELEEHAALGDIDDTEAPLVVVEEKGQQVEEEAMKQVTKKRLFKNTVSTAASSKMRSAKALASPRKKVPARPGNRAGDKYQQETKVASNLLAVHQKP from the coding sequence TTAAAAATCACGGTTGCTCATTTCGACAACTCTGACTTGATCAAATCTTGTTCCAAGATACTGATGGGGAGGTGCATGAACCCACCTGCACAGGAGATGAAGGCTTTGCTTTCAAACCTACCGAAGATTTGGAAGCTTGAGGATCGTGTGGTTGGGAAAGATCTGGGTCTTGGTAAATTCCAGTTCGAGTTTGAGAACGAGGAAGACATTGAAGGTGTGCTCAAGTTCCAGCCATATCATTTTGATTTCTGGATGATAGCTTTGGCGAAATGGCAACCAAAGAGGTCATTGAATTACCCATCTGAAATTCCATTCTGGGTTCGGGTTCTGGGGGTTTCTAAGGAGTTTAGGACAGCACCAAATTTTGAAAGCATAGGCGATGCTATTGGTAGGGTGATCGAGGTGGACCTAGACCTGATGCGAGTATTGGTAGTGGTGGACGCCTTCAAGGAGCTATGTTTCGAGACTTCTGTTGATTTCAAGGGTGGTGAGTTCTATGATGGGGAGGAAGTTCCTATCTTATTGCGGTACGAGAAACTATTCGGCTACTGTGAATTCTGTGGGAGCCTTTGTCACCATAAAGGGATATGCCCAACGACAAAAGGTTTCAAACAGGTTCCAGAGAGGAAAATGGAGGCTATTGAAGGTAACGGGGGATGGCATGAAGGTCATAAGTATGACGACCGGGCTAGAAGCTACAAAGGCGTCGTGCTTCATGGGAATGGAACTCAACAGAATCGAGAGAGAGACTCGAGGGAGTACACTGGTAAGGGTAAGGGAAAGATGATTGATGATACTAAATCCAAATGGGTGAGAATGGCAGACAAGAGTAACAGGAAACCCTCTGGAACCAAAGTAAACaacagaggagaaggagaggtGTCGAACCATAAGTCCCCTCGTCGGGAAGACACACGCTCACACGATCAAGAGGGGAAAAAAGATGGGTCACTAGGTCGCATCATTGCAAACCAGACTCAGCTGGGGGCACAGGAGGATGAGAAGGAGGAGGGAGAGATCAGGATTGAGGATAATGGTAACATGTCACTTCCTTCGAAGGAGTTTCAAGAACAGTTGGCTAAAACACAGGCGGTTGGTACTGAAGTTGTTTCAGACCCAACTGATGCAGTGCAGGGTCTTAAGCAACTCCAGGGGCTAGTAGAGGGTAACTTGAAGATAGGGGAGGAGGAGATGATGGAGTGGGATGATCTCGATGCAGAAGATGATCTCCCAGAGCCGACGGAGGAAGAGCTGGCAGCCATGAGTTTAGAATTGGAGGAACATGCGGCTCTTGGTGACATTGACGATACTGAAGCACCACTGGTGGTCGTGGAAGAGAAAGGGCAACAGGTAGAAGAGGAGGCAATGAAACAGGTAACAAAGAAGAGGCTCTTTAAAAACACGGTGAGTACTGCAGCGAGCTCCAAAATGAGAAGTGCCAAAGCTCTTGCATCTCCTCGTAAGAAGGTGCCAGCTCGTCCAGGAAATCGAGCAGGAGATAAGTATCAGCAGGAGACTAAGGTTGCATCAAACCTGCTTGCTGTCCATCAAAAACCATAG